The following proteins come from a genomic window of Metarhizium brunneum chromosome 2, complete sequence:
- the aurF_1 gene encoding Monooxygenase aurF, whose protein sequence is MAMAPATVAVIGLGPLGLVTLKNLLEKGFKATGFDKADVVGGLWNYRDDDQTTVLESTVSNISKQRGCFTDFPFSKDTPVFPEARHIQKYLYDYASHFSLQSHIRLQTEIVHVDFDEKSEQWTVRMVKKGETTSQVFDKIVLATGINKLPLMPKIDGLDVFEGEVIHSAGYKRPSSLKDKTVLIVGLSNSAVDTATTLVGHAKHVYISRRHDAFVLPRFIEGKPMDHAFNHRKGIIFETLQLLPSAVSSTIMRKFLTATTHKGFPELPQDWDLGTAPLPTRTPPVVSDTVIPHILEGNITLVKGLNRVTGPKTVQLDSGSQLEADAIVFCTGYKADYSLAGRYDPTLEQPEAWTASPGSNSRALARLYRNMFSLQLPQHLAFMGAIAFPSPAFQLYDLASMALARVWAGEHQLPTVQEMTAQVNQQHRWLVSLASEGTVIPGWVDGAKWMAWADEAAGSDVFPHLGYGLKGWTLWLKDRQLSRILMDGTPSPHQFRLFENGNRRAWAGARGEILRTNLSGLDKQA, encoded by the exons ATGGCGATGGCGCCCGCTACAGTGGCTGTTATTGGTCTCG GGCCGTTGGGTCTGGTAACGCTCAAGAACTTGCTTGAGAAGGGTTTTAAAGCGACGGGGTTTGACAAGGCGGATGTTGTGGGCGGCCTTTGGAACTATAGAGATGACGACCAGACCACAGTTCTCGAGA GCACCGTGTCAAATATTTCGAAGCAGCGC GGATGCTTCACAGACTTTCCCTTCTCCAAAG ACACCCCAGTATTTCCAGAAGCTCGCCACATTCAGAAATATCTCTACGACTATGCCTCGCACTTTTCGCTCCAGAGTCATATCCGACTCCAGACGGAAATTGTTCATGTGGACTTTGACGAAAAGAGCGAGCAGTGGACTGTTCGAATGGTCAAAAAGGGCGAGACCACGTCTCAGGTATTTGACAAGATTGTTCTTGCTACCGGAATCAACAAGCTGCCGTTGATGCCTAAAATTGACGGGCTAGACGTGTTCGAGGGCGAAGTTATTCACAGCGCCGGGTACAAGAG GCCGAGCTCGTTGAAGGACAAAACGGTACTGATCGTAGGCCTTTCAAATTCCGCCGTGGACACGGCGACAACCCTTGTCGGCCACGCGAAACATGTCTACATATCCCGCCGACACGATGCGTTCGTA CTCCCTCGTTTCATAGAAGGCAAACCGATGGACCACGCCTTCAATCACAGAAAGGGCATCATTTTCGAGACTCTGCAGCTCCTCCCCTCGGCCGTGTCCAGTACGATTATGAGAAAGTTTCTCACAGCCACGACACACAAGGGTTTTCCAGAACTTCCGCAGGACTGGGACTTGGGCACCGCTCCGCTGCCAACTCGCACGCCGCCCGTCGTCTCGGATACTGTGATACCGCACATACTAGAGGGAAACATCACACTAGTCAAGGGCTTGAACAGGGTGACGGGTCCCAAGACTGTCCAGCTCGACAGTGGAAGCCAACTTGAAGCCGACGCCATTGTGTTTTGTACGGGATACAAGGCGGATTACAGTTTAGCTGGCCGATACGATCCCACATTGGAACAGCCCGAGGCCTGGACAGCGTCGCCGGGATCCAACTCTCGCGCGTTGGCTAGGCTGTACCGGAACATGTTCTCGCTGCAGCTGCCTCAGCATCTGGCCTTTATGGGAGCCATCGCTTTCCCGTCTCCGGCGTTTCAGCTGTACGACCTGGCCTCCATGGCTCTTGCGCGCGTCTGGGCCGGCGAGCACCAGTTGCCGACTGTGCaggagatgacggcgcagGTGAACCAGCAGCACAGGTGGCTCGTGTCTCTGGCCTCCGAGGGCACCGTAATCCCCGGCTGGGTGGATGGAGCCAAGTGGATGGCTtgggccgacgaggccgcggGTTCGGATGTCTTCCCTCACTTGGGCTACGGGCTCAAGGGATGGACTCTCTGGCTCAAGGACCGGCAGCTTTCGAGAATCCTGATGGACGGTACTCCCAGCCCGCACCAGTTCCGGCTGTTTGAGAATGGAAATAGAAGGGCGTGGGCCGGGGCAAGAGGTGAGATTCTGCGAACCAACTTGTCAGGTTTAGATAAACAGGCCTAA